In Anaerolineales bacterium, the following are encoded in one genomic region:
- the tsaE gene encoding tRNA (adenosine(37)-N6)-threonylcarbamoyltransferase complex ATPase subunit type 1 TsaE, translating to MPILRAGAFEIFSNSPEQTRRLGMQLGSRLQAGDLVCLEGDLGSGKTTLTQGVTAGWGSAEAVTSPTFVLVNVYTRPDGQQLAHLDAYRLNSAEDAQALDLDDLLAKGPMLVEWPGRIEPALPAERLWIKLFWIDEDRRRLEISPQGERYQAIASSLRDSVFGL from the coding sequence ATGCCTATCCTGCGCGCCGGCGCCTTTGAGATCTTCAGCAATTCCCCGGAGCAAACGCGCCGCTTGGGCATGCAGCTAGGCAGCCGGCTGCAGGCGGGCGACTTGGTTTGCCTGGAAGGCGACCTGGGCAGCGGAAAGACCACGCTGACCCAGGGTGTGACCGCCGGCTGGGGTTCGGCCGAGGCAGTCACCAGCCCAACATTTGTGCTGGTGAACGTATACACCCGGCCCGATGGGCAGCAACTGGCGCATTTGGACGCCTACCGGCTGAACTCCGCCGAAGATGCCCAAGCGCTGGACCTGGACGATCTACTGGCCAAGGGGCCGATGCTGGTGGAATGGCCGGGGCGCATTGAGCCGGCCCTGCCGGCCGAGCGGCTGTGGATCAAACTGTTCTGGATCGACGAGGACCGCCGCCGGCTGGAGATCTCGCCGCAGGGTGAGCGCTACCAGGCGATAGCCTCCAGCCTGCGCGATAGCGTATTTGGATTGTGA
- the tsaB gene encoding tRNA (adenosine(37)-N6)-threonylcarbamoyltransferase complex dimerization subunit type 1 TsaB, with product MMTLIAIDTSTQTSGLALYDGLQVLAEHSWHGGQHHSVNLAPAIDKLLASVHLRAADLQVVAVAIGPGSYTGLRIGLALAKGLAFAHKLDLLAVPTLDILAAGQPPSELPLAAVLQAGRGRLAVGRYLYKEGWQPQGEPQLMTAEELTESIASPTLVSGELSEDERRTLGRKYKNAVLQTPAWGLRRPAVLAELAWNRWQAGERTAPQGLAPHYLQASSAVPQ from the coding sequence GTGATGACTCTGATCGCCATTGACACCTCCACACAGACCAGCGGTCTGGCGTTATACGATGGGCTGCAAGTGCTGGCTGAGCACAGCTGGCACGGCGGCCAGCACCACAGCGTAAACCTGGCCCCGGCCATCGACAAGCTGTTGGCCTCAGTACATTTGCGCGCGGCCGACCTGCAAGTGGTGGCGGTGGCGATCGGCCCGGGGTCGTACACCGGGCTGCGCATCGGCCTGGCGCTGGCCAAAGGGCTGGCCTTTGCCCACAAGCTGGATCTGCTGGCGGTGCCCACCCTGGATATTTTGGCGGCTGGGCAGCCGCCCAGCGAACTGCCGCTGGCGGCGGTGCTGCAAGCCGGCCGCGGCCGTCTGGCGGTGGGGCGTTACCTATATAAGGAAGGCTGGCAGCCGCAAGGCGAACCCCAGTTGATGACCGCTGAGGAACTGACCGAAAGCATTGCCAGCCCCACGCTAGTCAGCGGCGAGCTGAGCGAAGACGAGCGCCGCACCCTGGGGCGCAAGTACAAGAATGCCGTGCTGCAGACGCCTGCCTGGGGGCTGCGCCGCCCGGCGGTGCTGGCGGAACTGGCCTGGAACCGCTGGCAGGCCGGCGAGCGCACTGCCCCACAGGGGTTGGCGCCGCACTATTTGCAAGCCAGCAGTGCGGTACCGCAATGA
- the rimI gene encoding ribosomal protein S18-alanine N-acetyltransferase, producing MSAGGLTLRRMVAADLEAVLTMEQDSYPRPWTQGSFDFELNDNPAALLWAAEAEGGQIAGYCVAWRLQDELHIANFTVAPARRRQGVGRRLLAHALAEAAGLGLHSAFLEVRSGNLAAQSMYQQFGFRQVGLRPRFYSNGEDAVLMELAQLPQSAQADQPT from the coding sequence ATGAGCGCAGGCGGGCTGACCCTGCGGCGCATGGTCGCCGCTGATCTAGAGGCCGTCTTGACCATGGAACAAGACAGCTACCCCCGGCCCTGGACCCAGGGGAGTTTTGATTTTGAACTGAACGACAACCCGGCAGCCCTGCTGTGGGCCGCCGAGGCCGAAGGTGGCCAGATCGCCGGGTACTGCGTGGCCTGGCGCCTGCAGGATGAACTGCACATCGCCAACTTCACCGTGGCGCCCGCCCGGCGCCGGCAGGGGGTCGGCCGCCGTCTGCTGGCCCACGCCCTGGCCGAAGCGGCCGGGTTGGGACTGCACAGCGCCTTTTTAGAAGTGCGCAGCGGCAACCTGGCGGCGCAAAGCATGTACCAGCAGTTTGGCTTCCGGCAAGTCGGCTTACGGCCGCGCTTTTACAGCAATGGTGAGGACGCAGTTTTGATGGAGCTGGCCCAGTTGCCGCAAAGCGCACAGGCGGATCAACCCACATGA
- a CDS encoding nucleotide sugar dehydrogenase: protein MSKTRTELEAKLANRSAKMAVLGLGYVGLPLAAVFAEAGFEVLGIDPDERKIKAIAAGESYIGDIESEQVARLVQAGKLRATTDFGELADIDLVSICVPTPLRKTGDPDLAFIVSATEKLAEQLHPGMVIVLESTTYPGTTRELVLDLLTKNNDLKVGEDFFLAFSPERVDPGRTDWTTVNMPKVIGGITAACSEVAAAWYSQALETVIPVSSTEVAEMAKLLENTFRMVNIGLVNELALMCNRLGVDVWEVIDAAATKPFGFMKFTPGPGLGGHCIPIDPLYLSWKMKSLNYTARFIELASEINTNMPRHVVTRALEALNDQGKALNGSKVLVLGAAYKPDIDDMRESPALDVIALLREKKADVSYHDPHVPHIQHDDWDMDSVDDYLKAAKQADAVVIITNHAAYDYAELLKQAKLIVDTRNALGSASKSNPKVVRL, encoded by the coding sequence ATGAGCAAAACTCGTACCGAACTGGAAGCTAAACTCGCCAACCGCAGCGCCAAGATGGCTGTGCTGGGCTTGGGCTATGTGGGCCTGCCGCTGGCCGCCGTCTTCGCCGAAGCCGGCTTTGAAGTGCTGGGCATCGACCCCGATGAGCGCAAGATCAAAGCCATCGCCGCGGGCGAGTCCTACATTGGCGACATCGAGAGTGAGCAGGTGGCCAGGTTGGTCCAGGCGGGCAAGCTGCGCGCCACCACCGACTTTGGCGAGCTGGCTGATATCGACCTGGTCAGCATTTGTGTGCCCACGCCGCTGCGCAAGACCGGCGATCCGGACCTGGCCTTCATCGTTTCGGCTACCGAGAAGCTGGCCGAGCAACTGCACCCCGGCATGGTCATCGTCCTCGAATCAACCACCTACCCCGGCACCACGCGCGAGCTGGTGTTGGACCTGCTGACCAAGAACAACGATCTCAAGGTCGGTGAAGACTTCTTCCTGGCCTTCTCGCCGGAGCGGGTGGATCCCGGCCGCACGGACTGGACCACGGTCAATATGCCCAAGGTCATCGGCGGCATCACCGCGGCCTGCAGCGAAGTGGCCGCCGCTTGGTACTCGCAGGCGCTGGAAACCGTGATCCCGGTCAGCTCGACCGAGGTGGCCGAGATGGCCAAGCTGCTGGAGAACACCTTCCGCATGGTCAACATCGGCCTGGTGAACGAGCTGGCCTTGATGTGCAACCGTCTGGGCGTGGACGTATGGGAGGTCATCGACGCGGCGGCCACCAAGCCATTCGGCTTTATGAAGTTCACTCCCGGCCCCGGCCTGGGGGGGCATTGCATCCCGATCGATCCGTTGTATCTTTCCTGGAAAATGAAGTCCCTCAACTACACGGCGCGCTTCATTGAACTGGCCTCTGAGATCAACACCAACATGCCGCGTCACGTAGTCACCCGGGCTCTGGAAGCGCTGAACGACCAGGGCAAGGCCCTCAACGGCAGCAAGGTGCTGGTGCTGGGCGCAGCTTACAAACCAGACATTGACGACATGCGTGAATCGCCGGCATTGGATGTGATCGCCTTGCTGCGCGAAAAGAAGGCCGATGTGAGCTACCATGACCCGCATGTGCCGCACATTCAACACGATGACTGGGACATGGACTCGGTGGATGATTATCTGAAGGCCGCCAAGCAAGCCGACGCGGTAGTGATCATCACCAACCACGCCGCCTACGATTATGCTGAGCTGCTCAAACAAGCCAAGCTGATCGTGGACACGCGCAATGCGTTGGGTTCGGCTTCCAAGAGCAACCCGAAAGTGGTGCGGCTGTAG
- a CDS encoding GDP-mannose 4,6-dehydratase has protein sequence MGRYLITGAAGFIGGRVAELLMAEGHSIVGIDNMNDSYDVRMKEHRLEKLQADTKFSFHRLDISDRKVIDHIPDERIDAVINLAARAGVRDSVLDPWIYVDSNMTGTLNMLELCRQRNVPKFVLASTSSIYGAEAPLPTPESAESNRPLQPYAASKKGAETLAHSYHFLHDIDVTVVVYFTVYGPSGRPNMSMFRFVQAISEGRPIQVFGDGEQTRGFTYIDDIARGTILALKPVGYEVINLGGHESISINALIHLIEEALGKKAIIEYKPMDPADMLASWADVSKAMKTLDWQPQVGIREGVQHLVDWYLVEREWAKDIHIG, from the coding sequence GTGGGGCGCTACCTGATCACGGGAGCCGCCGGCTTCATCGGCGGGCGGGTGGCAGAACTGCTGATGGCTGAAGGCCACAGCATCGTGGGCATCGACAATATGAACGATTCCTACGACGTACGTATGAAAGAGCACCGCCTGGAGAAGCTGCAGGCCGATACGAAGTTCAGCTTTCACCGACTGGACATTTCTGACCGCAAGGTCATCGATCACATCCCGGACGAACGGATTGATGCAGTCATTAACCTGGCGGCCCGGGCCGGGGTGCGCGACAGCGTGCTGGACCCGTGGATCTACGTCGACTCGAACATGACCGGCACGCTGAACATGCTGGAGCTGTGCCGCCAGCGCAACGTGCCCAAGTTCGTGCTGGCCTCAACCTCCAGCATCTACGGGGCTGAGGCACCGCTGCCCACCCCAGAGAGCGCCGAGAGCAACCGCCCTCTGCAACCGTACGCCGCCAGCAAGAAGGGCGCTGAAACTCTGGCGCACTCGTATCACTTCCTGCACGACATCGACGTCACCGTGGTGGTCTATTTCACCGTGTATGGGCCATCGGGGCGGCCGAATATGTCCATGTTCCGCTTCGTGCAGGCCATCAGCGAGGGCAGGCCCATCCAAGTGTTTGGCGATGGCGAGCAGACGCGTGGCTTCACCTATATCGATGATATTGCCCGCGGCACGATCCTGGCCCTGAAACCAGTAGGCTACGAAGTCATAAACCTGGGCGGGCACGAGTCGATCAGCATCAATGCCCTGATCCACCTGATCGAAGAGGCTCTGGGCAAAAAAGCCATTATTGAATACAAGCCGATGGATCCGGCCGACATGCTGGCGAGCTGGGCGGATGTGAGCAAAGCGATGAAGACGCTGGACTGGCAGCCGCAAGTCGGCATTCGTGAAGGGGTGCAGCATCTGGTGGATTGGTACCTGGTCGAGCGTGAGTGGGCCAAGGATATTCACATCGGCTGA
- a CDS encoding oligosaccharide flippase family protein, with translation MFKLPLDRLEKLYLRIFDSEFLRRIIRNSSYLVSATVISAGIGMLQGALQFRALENVGLGVAGIGLLGAVATFSNVINRFTSFRIDELVVKYVRLYQERGEPKMAAAVYKLAAILEAGGSMVAFALIALLAPLGVQLFSDIPGMESIFIAYGSLVLINLFYDSSDGMLQVFNRFDAKSVIDVCQSVLRLVLTVVVYFTGGGLYEIILAELGGRLLRSLAVMLLAFRIAAKEWGRDWWRTPIATLQSDRRSLLAFAFSTNLSATVSLVAKDSEDLWVNAFLGNLAGGLYSLARTLIGFLQIPVSPLPYTTYPELSRAVAQNNWAAVRKVLGRGSALAALYSLPVALLLIFFGRELILLYSGNPESLPAYAPLIILVAGYSFANIFYWSRAALLAFNRPIYPTLVNLAGMVLKVIGVFLFSSGGAVAFAALLSGYYIFTVSLSVLRILSDLRAHPNTAPA, from the coding sequence ATGTTCAAGCTGCCGCTGGACCGCCTCGAAAAACTCTATCTGCGCATCTTCGACTCAGAATTTCTGCGGCGCATCATCCGCAACTCCAGCTATCTGGTCAGCGCCACGGTCATCTCGGCCGGGATCGGCATGCTGCAGGGGGCATTGCAGTTTCGCGCTCTGGAGAATGTAGGCCTGGGGGTGGCCGGTATCGGCCTGCTGGGTGCGGTAGCGACTTTCTCCAACGTGATCAACCGCTTCACCTCCTTTCGGATTGACGAACTGGTCGTCAAGTACGTGCGGCTGTATCAGGAGCGCGGCGAACCCAAAATGGCCGCGGCGGTGTACAAGCTGGCCGCCATCCTCGAAGCAGGCGGCTCGATGGTGGCTTTTGCGCTGATCGCCTTATTGGCCCCGCTGGGGGTGCAGCTGTTCTCGGACATCCCCGGGATGGAGAGCATCTTCATCGCCTACGGCAGTCTGGTGCTGATCAATTTGTTCTACGACAGCTCGGACGGCATGCTGCAGGTCTTCAACCGCTTCGACGCCAAGTCAGTGATCGATGTGTGCCAGAGCGTGCTGCGCCTGGTGCTAACCGTGGTGGTTTATTTCACCGGCGGCGGCTTGTACGAGATCATCCTCGCCGAGCTGGGCGGGCGCCTGCTGCGCTCGCTGGCGGTGATGCTGCTGGCCTTCCGCATCGCGGCCAAGGAATGGGGCCGCGACTGGTGGCGCACGCCGATCGCCACTCTGCAGAGCGACCGGCGCAGCCTGCTGGCCTTCGCCTTCAGCACCAACCTGAGCGCCACGGTCAGCCTGGTGGCCAAAGACAGCGAAGATCTGTGGGTCAACGCTTTCCTGGGCAACCTGGCCGGCGGCTTGTACAGCCTGGCGCGCACATTGATCGGCTTCTTGCAAATCCCGGTCAGCCCGCTGCCCTACACCACCTACCCCGAGCTCTCACGGGCTGTGGCGCAGAACAACTGGGCCGCGGTGCGCAAAGTGCTGGGCCGTGGCTCGGCGCTGGCGGCCCTGTATTCGCTACCGGTGGCCCTTTTGCTGATCTTCTTTGGGCGTGAACTGATCCTGCTGTATTCAGGCAACCCCGAATCTCTGCCTGCCTATGCGCCGCTGATCATCCTGGTAGCCGGCTACAGCTTTGCCAACATCTTCTATTGGAGCCGGGCGGCCTTGCTGGCCTTCAACCGGCCGATCTACCCGACCCTGGTCAACCTGGCCGGCATGGTGCTCAAGGTGATCGGCGTATTCTTGTTCTCCTCGGGCGGCGCGGTGGCCTTTGCCGCGCTGCTCTCCGGATATTACATCTTCACCGTCTCGCTTTCGGTGTTGCGCATCCTCTCAGACCTGCGCGCCCACCCCAACACGGCCCCGGCATGA
- a CDS encoding glycosyltransferase produces the protein MKIALVAPGAIPAQTANSIQVMKMAQALAAEGHDLRILAPGAASQLPWAQLAAQYGLERRLEISWLPARAALRRYDYAWAAWRTAKAWRTDLLYTRVPQAAALSAALGLPTIFELHDMPSGRMGPLFLRVFLRSRGARRLVVNTRHLAQQLQAAYRLPAGDFLTLAPNGVDLARYQNLPTAAAARAQLGLAEGFTVGYSGHLYTGRGIGFLLELARQLPEMRFLLVGGRPEDVAARRQQAGEQQNVHFTGFVPNAELPLYQAACDVLTMPYGQQVTASGGQDIAAFTNPLKMFEYLAAGRPLLASDLPILQEVLNEQNAVLLPSGDLAAWQAALRSLQADPSRRAALAAAGQATASSYSWAARARRVLQGPAPSATI, from the coding sequence ATGAAAATCGCCCTGGTCGCCCCGGGGGCCATCCCGGCCCAAACGGCCAACAGCATCCAAGTGATGAAAATGGCCCAGGCCCTGGCGGCCGAGGGTCATGATTTGCGCATTTTGGCCCCCGGCGCGGCGTCCCAGCTGCCCTGGGCGCAGCTGGCCGCCCAATACGGCTTGGAGCGCCGGCTGGAGATCAGTTGGCTGCCGGCGCGGGCGGCCCTGCGGCGCTATGACTACGCTTGGGCAGCCTGGCGCACCGCCAAAGCCTGGCGCACCGACCTGCTCTACACACGTGTGCCGCAGGCCGCGGCGCTCTCTGCCGCCTTGGGCCTGCCGACGATCTTCGAACTGCATGATATGCCCAGCGGCAGGATGGGGCCGCTGTTCCTGCGCGTATTTTTGCGGAGCCGCGGCGCTCGGCGACTGGTGGTCAACACCCGCCACTTGGCGCAGCAGCTGCAGGCCGCCTACCGCCTGCCCGCTGGCGACTTCCTGACCCTGGCGCCCAACGGTGTGGATCTGGCGCGTTACCAAAACCTACCCACAGCGGCGGCGGCCCGCGCCCAGCTGGGCCTGGCCGAGGGTTTCACCGTCGGCTACAGCGGCCATTTATACACCGGCCGCGGCATCGGCTTCCTGCTGGAGTTGGCCCGCCAATTGCCGGAAATGCGTTTTTTGCTGGTGGGTGGCCGGCCGGAAGACGTGGCGGCCCGCCGCCAGCAGGCTGGCGAACAGCAAAATGTGCACTTCACTGGCTTTGTGCCCAATGCGGAACTGCCGCTGTACCAGGCCGCCTGCGATGTGCTGACCATGCCTTACGGCCAGCAGGTAACTGCCTCCGGCGGGCAGGACATCGCTGCCTTTACCAATCCGCTCAAGATGTTCGAGTACCTGGCAGCGGGGCGGCCGCTGCTAGCCAGTGACTTGCCGATTTTGCAGGAAGTGCTGAACGAGCAAAACGCGGTCTTGCTGCCCAGCGGCGACCTGGCTGCCTGGCAGGCCGCTTTGCGCAGCCTGCAGGCAGACCCGTCGCGCCGGGCGGCCCTGGCCGCGGCCGGGCAGGCCACGGCCAGCAGCTACAGTTGGGCGGCCCGCGCCCGGCGCGTGCTGCAGGGGCCCGCGCCGTCAGCTACGATATAA
- the gmd gene encoding GDP-mannose 4,6-dehydratase, with product MPTALITGITGQDGSYLAEFLLAKGYKVVGMARRSSTVTFERIQHIQNEISIEQGDLHDQSSLVDVMERYEPDEIYNLAAQSFVPTSWNQPVLTGEVTALGVTRILEAMRQVLPKARFYQASSSEMFGKVLEVPQKETTPFYPRSPYGVAKVYGHWITVNFRESHNLFAVSGILFNHESPRRGLEFVTRKVSDAAARIKLGLADKLPMGNLEAQRDWGFAGDYVEAMWLMLQENQPDDYVIGTGKTYSVRRLCEVAFEHVGLDYLEYVVEDPRFYRPAEVDLLISDPSKAKEKLGWQPKVDFESLVKMMVDADLERVSAQAAK from the coding sequence ATGCCCACTGCCCTTATCACCGGTATCACCGGACAAGACGGTTCCTATCTGGCCGAATTTCTGCTGGCTAAAGGCTACAAAGTGGTTGGCATGGCGCGCCGATCCAGCACGGTAACCTTCGAACGCATCCAACACATCCAAAACGAGATCAGCATTGAGCAGGGCGACTTGCACGACCAAAGCTCCCTGGTGGATGTGATGGAGCGCTACGAGCCAGACGAGATCTACAACTTGGCGGCGCAGTCTTTCGTGCCCACCTCCTGGAACCAGCCGGTGCTCACCGGCGAGGTGACCGCCCTGGGCGTCACCCGCATCCTCGAGGCGATGCGCCAGGTACTCCCCAAGGCGCGCTTCTACCAGGCCTCGTCCAGCGAAATGTTCGGCAAAGTGCTCGAGGTGCCCCAGAAGGAGACCACGCCCTTCTACCCGCGCAGCCCTTACGGCGTGGCCAAGGTGTATGGACACTGGATCACAGTGAATTTCCGCGAATCACACAACTTGTTTGCCGTCTCCGGCATCTTGTTCAACCATGAGAGCCCGCGCCGCGGCCTGGAGTTCGTGACCCGCAAGGTGTCTGACGCAGCGGCGCGCATCAAGCTGGGCCTGGCGGACAAGCTGCCGATGGGCAACTTGGAAGCGCAGCGTGACTGGGGTTTTGCCGGCGACTATGTGGAAGCCATGTGGCTGATGCTGCAAGAGAACCAGCCGGATGACTATGTCATCGGCACCGGCAAAACCTACAGCGTGCGCCGCCTGTGCGAAGTGGCTTTTGAACATGTCGGCTTGGATTACCTGGAATACGTGGTCGAAGACCCGCGTTTCTACCGTCCGGCCGAGGTGGACTTGCTGATCTCCGACCCTAGCAAAGCCAAGGAAAAGCTGGGTTGGCAGCCCAAAGTCGACTTTGAAAGCCTGGTCAAGATGATGGTGGACGCCGACCTTGAGCGCGTGAGCGCACAAGCCGCCAAATAA
- a CDS encoding glycosyltransferase family 2 protein, translating into MPISKTKPKTVRTTTKRLTVTIVVPVYNEVDSVPELHRQISAAMNGSQYDWEVVFVDDGSSDGSLQALEVVAAKDRKHARVIALRRNFGQTAALSAGIDHSVGEIIVLMDGDLQNDPADIPLLLEEIRKGYDLASGWRKFRKDNFITRTFPSRIANWIISRVTGVYLHDYGCTLKAYRREVLTGFRLYGEMHRFIPAYAGQVGASITEVPVNHYPRMHGTSKYGLERTVKVILDLFTVKFMGGFVNKPIYLFGGVGMGFMGLGGLGLIFLFVRRMLYGTGTVDSPVFLLSALLGVLGVQSILMGLLAEMSVRTYHESQSKPIYTVRYSIGVKGDKQS; encoded by the coding sequence ATGCCAATCAGCAAAACCAAACCCAAAACAGTGCGCACAACCACAAAGCGCCTGACGGTGACCATTGTGGTGCCGGTATATAACGAAGTGGACAGCGTGCCCGAACTGCACCGCCAGATCAGCGCGGCCATGAACGGCAGCCAATATGACTGGGAAGTGGTCTTCGTGGACGATGGCAGCTCCGACGGCAGCTTGCAAGCGCTGGAAGTGGTGGCGGCCAAAGACCGCAAGCACGCCCGCGTCATCGCGCTGCGGCGCAACTTCGGCCAAACCGCCGCGCTGTCTGCCGGCATTGACCATTCCGTAGGCGAGATCATCGTTTTGATGGACGGCGATCTGCAGAATGACCCGGCCGACATTCCGCTGCTGCTGGAAGAGATCCGCAAGGGCTATGACCTGGCCAGTGGCTGGCGCAAATTCCGCAAGGACAACTTCATTACGCGCACTTTCCCTTCGCGCATCGCCAACTGGATCATCTCGCGCGTGACCGGCGTGTACCTGCACGATTATGGCTGCACGCTGAAAGCCTACCGGCGTGAAGTGCTGACCGGCTTCCGCCTCTATGGCGAAATGCACCGCTTTATTCCCGCCTATGCCGGCCAGGTGGGCGCCAGCATCACCGAAGTGCCGGTCAACCATTACCCGCGCATGCACGGCACCAGCAAATATGGCCTGGAGCGCACCGTCAAGGTCATTTTGGATCTGTTCACCGTCAAGTTCATGGGCGGTTTCGTCAACAAGCCGATCTACCTTTTTGGCGGGGTCGGCATGGGCTTTATGGGCCTGGGTGGCTTGGGCCTGATCTTCCTCTTCGTCCGCCGCATGTTGTATGGCACTGGCACGGTCGATTCGCCTGTCTTTCTGCTCAGCGCCCTGTTGGGCGTACTCGGCGTGCAGTCCATCTTGATGGGCCTCCTGGCTGAGATGTCTGTGCGCACTTATCACGAATCGCAATCCAAGCCGATTTACACGGTGCGTTACAGCATCGGGGTTAAGGGTGACAAGCAAAGCTAA
- a CDS encoding flippase-like domain-containing protein produces MTSKAKRPAWLSAGSLLRGAGSIITLGLVVYLISQQGWQEITEAVARIELWRFLLAVALTVVSRLAVARRWHILLRSGGVDISWRTSLRITFAGLFANNFLPSTIGGDVARLAGALQQGYDAAVSAASLVADRLVGLAGFVFTLPIGLRILAAANLTTAGALPLAGLAAGESWLGRMTQRVRKIWQRLIKTIGLWLSQPRALLEALAFTFVHMLCLFLTLYILLDGMHDPLDFWTVAGLQSLVYVVTLIPISISGWGLQEFSISYAFSALAGVAPANSLVLALLLRTLYVLVSLPGALALSDVLPGMAKAQPLLTKLDG; encoded by the coding sequence GTGACAAGCAAAGCTAAGCGCCCCGCCTGGCTTTCCGCGGGTTCACTCTTACGGGGCGCAGGGTCGATCATCACCCTGGGCCTTGTGGTTTACCTGATCAGCCAGCAAGGCTGGCAAGAAATTACCGAAGCGGTGGCCCGCATTGAGTTGTGGCGCTTCCTGCTGGCGGTGGCGCTGACGGTCGTCTCCCGGTTGGCGGTGGCGCGCCGCTGGCATATTTTGCTGCGCTCCGGGGGCGTGGACATCAGCTGGCGCACCAGCTTGCGCATTACCTTTGCCGGCCTGTTCGCCAACAATTTTCTACCCAGCACCATCGGCGGAGATGTGGCCCGCCTGGCTGGCGCCCTGCAGCAGGGCTACGATGCAGCCGTATCGGCTGCTTCGCTGGTGGCCGACCGGCTGGTGGGCCTGGCGGGGTTCGTCTTCACCCTGCCGATCGGCCTGCGCATCCTGGCGGCGGCCAACCTGACCACCGCAGGAGCCCTGCCGCTGGCGGGCCTGGCCGCCGGGGAAAGCTGGCTGGGGCGCATGACCCAGCGTGTGCGCAAGATCTGGCAGCGGCTGATCAAGACCATTGGCCTGTGGCTGAGCCAGCCGCGTGCTTTGCTTGAGGCACTGGCCTTTACATTTGTGCACATGCTCTGCCTGTTCCTCACGCTGTATATCTTGTTGGATGGCATGCACGACCCGCTGGATTTCTGGACCGTGGCTGGCTTGCAAAGCCTGGTGTATGTGGTCACCCTGATCCCGATCAGCATCAGCGGCTGGGGCCTGCAGGAATTTTCGATCAGCTACGCATTCAGCGCACTGGCTGGGGTGGCCCCAGCCAACAGCCTGGTGCTGGCCCTGCTACTGCGCACGCTGTACGTATTGGTCAGCCTCCCCGGCGCCCTGGCGCTCTCCGATGTGCTGCCCGGCATGGCCAAAGCCCAGCCGCTTTTGACCAAACTGGACGGCTAA